One window from the genome of Nicotiana sylvestris chromosome 9, ASM39365v2, whole genome shotgun sequence encodes:
- the LOC104244502 gene encoding uncharacterized protein, whose product MITVLQNSPWFIFGYFLSCQRWESNFVASNAKQIHTAVWIRLPNLPTEFYDGIIIQKIGNSIGRLLKLDVCTSATLRGRYARLCVELPIDKPVAKSINIEDHKQLIEYEGDKILCKNRGLLGHTMYQCPMVAISAVQVKGNNVESDEPDLRKARNEEDWHTVSFQKNKEDAEKGFKRAPRKLYRYRYRR is encoded by the coding sequence ATgatcacagttcttcaaaatagTCCATGGTTCATCTTTGGATATTTTCTATCATGCCAAAGATGGGAATCAAACTTTGTGGCATCAAATGCCAAACAAATTCATACAGCTGTTTGGATTCGCCTACCAAATCTTCCTACAGAGTTTTACGATGGGATCATAATACAAAAAATTGGAAATTCGATTGGTAGGCTTCTAAAATTAGATGTGTGTACCTCTGCTACCCTAAGAGGTCGCTATGCTCGCCTATGTGTGGAATTACCTATAGATAAACCAGTTGCAAAGTCCATTAATATTGAAGACCATAAACAATTAATTGAATACGAAGGTGATAAAATACTTTGTAAAAATCGTGGACTGCTAGGGCACACTATGTATCAATGTCCAATGGTTGCAATCTCAGCAGTCCAAGTAAAAGGAAATAATGTTGAATCCGATGAACCAGACCTAAGGAAAGCAAGGAATGAAGAAGACTGGCACACAGTGTCCTTCCAAAAAAACAAAGAGGATGCAGAAAAAGGTTTCAAAAGAGCTCCAAGAAAACTCTATAGATACAGGTATAGACGTTAA